A window of Clupea harengus chromosome 24, Ch_v2.0.2, whole genome shotgun sequence genomic DNA:
CAGTTCTGTAATCATTTGGGCCTATGCAATCAGATTGTATGTTTAACAGAAACTGAGGTATTGATGAGGGGTATGTTTAATGTATAGGCCTAGGCTAGactcaaaaacacattaaatacaCATATTTAGAAATGGTTTCCCAGAATAATTTATCACAGACGTTCTATTATTGTAGACTATAAAGCATGGTTTTAACAGGCACTGATGCTTAGCTGGATATTCGGCAGAAGTAGTGGTAAAATGAATCAGTTCACTTTCattaatgtattcattcatgCCCTAACCCAGGCTGCACAGAGTTTATTGCATGAACCTTcttccccttctttctttttcttttttacattaaGCCACCTTTCACTTACCATACCTCCAGAAACAATTAATTGTGCTGGTTTCCTTTGTAGCCAGTTCAACTTTTATTTGAACTCCTTACGTCTATGTTGGAGCATGAATAGACTATAACCTAAGGACCTGCACATTTTTAACGACATTTGTGTTGTGGTATTACGTTGTATTCTAAAGGGAAAATTATGGGGATAAAATGTAAGGGTAACCCGCTCTTCGACAACAGCAGCATAGAAGCCAAAAAGCACCGACTGAACTATATATGTcgatacttttattttgaagtaATGCTAAAGCGTAAACCGGAAAATGTTGATTGTGACGCCTGACCACTGTGTAGGGAACGTTTCACAGCGTTACAAGGTAATTGCCAACTCCTTAAATTATGTTTCCTACAGGTTGTTGTCAAACGCTAAAACGAGCTGTTTGTGTATCTCGTCCTAATAAATCACTGCAGATAGGTAACTTGTGTAACTGAGTAGTTAAGAAAAGTTTCAACTGCAGTTCAAATtgtagctagcaagctagcatTGTTCAGACCATCTGGTACCTCGCTGTGTTGTTTACCTGCGTTGTAATCTTAACATCAAATTATCTCTGCTTTCTGTCACCACGTAAGCCTAGCATACCCTGCGTTGTGAGTGTGTAGGCTTACAATTTTAAATGGTCTGCGTTCAGAAAATATGGTTAATGATATCCTGTGTTCTATTTGCATCTTAATCAAGACTATTGTGGCTCCAGGTGATCAGATTAATACAATCTCATTCAAATTGTTACTTATGTCGTTTCAGATAAACAAATTATCCAAGTATGGGTCGCCGCAAGTCGAAGAGGAAGCCCCCTCCTAAAAAGAAGTTGACAGGGGATCTTGACACCCAGTTCACATGTCCATTTTGTAACCACGAGAAGTCATGCGATGTGAAAATGTAGGTGCTGGCTAGGTGTTACGTTTtctattataatttttttaaattgctctggataaaagcgtctgctaaataagTTAACTTTAAACTATACAATTTAACTATACTATAGCAGATGCTGTACACCTTAGGGTACTGCTTGGTGAATCAaacctgtttgttttcatgaaTGCTGGAATGTCATATCTACATGTACTCCAACAGGGAGCGGAGTAGGAATACCGGGATCATATCCTGTTCTGTCTGCCTGGAGGAGTTCCAGACCCCGATAACCTGTATCCTTATTTACGTCCTCCGTCCAGGTGATCATGCCAgctgtgttttctctttttatttctttcttttcacccctctctccttctttctttttcctgtcTACCCATCAATCAATTAATAATTGTCCTTGATATCTGTGACTTCAGGAACGTtgtgtgtttggatttgttGACGCTTTAAAATATCCTCACATCAGATAGATTTAAACTTTAATTTCATCTGTGCAGTTGATACTTTAAGTAGAGGATTGTAAGCAATTTGGTTTAATTCATATGTAATTCTAAACAGTATTGTGCACTTCTTACCTTGTTTTTTAGCCTAAGTACTATTTCAATAGTCCTGTCTTTTGAAGAAGATGCTAGCACCATTCTTTAGTTGAAATCAACTTACTGCCAAGATGTGGAATGGTGTCATGCAACATGGATTCTTTTTAACTCGGGCAAAGACAAGCCTTGTTAGCCTCCATGGGTATATTTCTTTAAAGGATTTGTCTAGGGATGTCTCGAAAAGCCTCGTGAGAGTTTGTTGGCTCTCCACTAAGTAGTTAAAAGGACCATTTAAAATAACACATTCATTACTTAATTAATTATCAGCAGTTCAATGTACACCTGTTACCTGTTCAAAAAAGCATATGTCACATGTATATTTTCCCTTTCATATTCACCTTAACTATGTGTATCAGATCTTTCAGAGGCAGTTGACGTGTATAGCGACTGGATAGACGC
This region includes:
- the LOC105896856 gene encoding transcription elongation factor 1 homolog, yielding MGRRKSKRKPPPKKKLTGDLDTQFTCPFCNHEKSCDVKMERSRNTGIISCSVCLEEFQTPITYLSEAVDVYSDWIDACESANQ